TTCTTTCTGACCCAATTCTTACCTTGAAGCCAAATATCCTCGACTGGATTTTGCTCTGGGGCATTGGGCGCAAATCTTAATAAACGAACTTTCCATTCTGATTCTGGAAGTCCCCCATTTAATTCTCTAAATAAGTTCTTAAACCTTCAGAACGATGATAACTTGCACCATCCCAAATAATCACATGACGGGCTTCTTTATATCTGTAAATGAGCCAGTTAATAAAGTCTATCGTATATTTTGTATCAGCTTTCTTTGCCCTATCTAAAATAAATTCTCCCGTATAAATATTCACCGCTCCATACCACGTTTGAGAAGTGCGATAATTACTCATCTTTATTGACGTTCTTTCTCCTTTTTTCGACCAAACATAACCACAAATATCTCCCCACAACTGATGGCTTTCGTCTTGCATCCAGTACATTACCTCTCCACTTTCTATCTGTTCACGCTCCTTATCTATTAAATCCTTAATCTCTTTTTTTTTAGCTTCTACTTTTACCTCATCTTTTGCCGAATTCTCTTTGTGTGTCTTCTTATAACTTAAATTCGCTTCTTCTAATAATTTAGTATAAGAAGTATTTGAAGATAGAAAACATCATACTCCTCTTTTAAGTATCTCTTTAGTTCCTCTATTGTTATGTCTTCTTTTCTTGTATCCAATTAATCACATTTTCTCGTTCACGCGGCTTTAAATACCCTGGTGAGCCTTTATACGCTAACTTTAATCCTTCCACCCCTGACGCTAAATAAATGGCTTTCCATTTATCCACAAATTGCACACTGACACAACACGCTAAAGCCGCTTCCGCACGCACAAAACCAAGCAAAGACATTCTTACTGCCATCGCTCGCTTCACTTCTCTCGCCTCACCTGTTGACATTAACTTCTTCTAAATCTTCATATCTTTTGTTCATTATTCTCTCCTATTTGAAAAGTATTATTATACGACTCTGAAAAAATTGGTATATTCCTCCTAGTTATTTTGAAGGATGGACAGAAA
The DNA window shown above is from Thioflexithrix psekupsensis and carries:
- a CDS encoding transposase, whose product is MQDESHQLWGDICGYVWSKKGERTSIKMSNYRTSQTWYGAVNIYTGEFILDRAKKADTKYTIDFINWLIYRYKEARHVIIWDGASYHRSEGLRTYLEN
- a CDS encoding helix-turn-helix domain-containing protein, whose product is MSTGEAREVKRAMAVRMSLLGFVRAEAALACCVSVQFVDKWKAIYLASGVEGLKLAYKGSPGYLKPRERENVINWIQEKKT